The following nucleotide sequence is from Phycisphaerales bacterium.
CGAGGCGGGCATTCCCATGCGCCTCTTCCACCACCTGCCGCCACACCTGCTCAGGATCGACATCTACGCGAGCGGCGGTCGGCGGCGGCGCCTCGGGCTCACTCGGGACCGGCGAGGCGGCGCTCCTGGCAGCCGTCGCAGCCGCCAGTTCGCTCAGTTTCGGCGGCGGTTCAGCGCGCTGTGGACTTTTTTTTTGAGTGGCGCCCGCGCTGCCAGCGCCGCTGAGGCGCCCGTCTCCAGCCGGGCTGCCCTTGAGCAGCGCCGCGGCGTCGGCGAACTTTTCGCTCAGCGCCAGCCGCACCACCGCCGCATCGAGCAGCGCCCGTCCCGTCACGCTCGACTTGATTGATCGCTGCACATTTTCAAGAAGCGCGATCATGTACACGAGGCCCGGTGCGTCGAAGCGGCCCGCCTGCGCTGCGATTTCCTCGCGTTCATCATCAGCCAGTTCGAGCAGTTCGCTCTCCACGCCGCACGCGCACGCGAGCATGAGCAGCCGCAGCCGATCGATGACGATCTCGATGAACTGATCGGGCGAGACGCCGCGATTGAGCATCTCGTTCATCTGATCCAGCGCCGCAGCGGGCTGGCCATCGGCTACGGCCTCGACGAACTGGTGCACCAGCGCCTGGTCGGGCAGGCCGAGGGTCTCAGCGAGCATCTCGACCGTGATCGTCTTCTCGCCCTCGGAGAGCAATCGATCGAGCAGGCTCAGCGCATCGCGCATCGAGCCGTGCCCCAGCCGCGCCACCTGCAGCACCAGGCGTTCATCGGCCTTGACCTTCTCGCTTTTGAGCACCGCCCGCAGGTGCTCGGCGATGCGCTTGGTGGGGATCATGCGGAAGTCGAACCTCTGGCAGCGCGATTGGATCGTCGCCGGCACCTTGTGCGGCTCGGTCGTGCAGAGGATGAACTTCACGTGAGAGGGAGGCTCCTCCATCGTCTTGAGCAGCGCGTTGAACGCCTCGCGCGTGAGCATGTGCACTTCGTCGATGATGTAGATCTTGTACGGGCAGCGATTGGGACGGTAGATGCTGTTGGCGA
It contains:
- the dnaX gene encoding DNA polymerase III subunit gamma/tau, with the protein product MAYTVLARRYRSQDFDEVIGQEAIARTLSRAIESDRVAHAYLFTGTRGVGKTSMARIFAKALNVTPELTDAEAIGKAIMQGGDIDVIEIDGASNRGVDEARDLIANSIYRPNRCPYKIYIIDEVHMLTREAFNALLKTMEEPPSHVKFILCTTEPHKVPATIQSRCQRFDFRMIPTKRIAEHLRAVLKSEKVKADERLVLQVARLGHGSMRDALSLLDRLLSEGEKTITVEMLAETLGLPDQALVHQFVEAVADGQPAAALDQMNEMLNRGVSPDQFIEIVIDRLRLLMLACACGVESELLELADDEREEIAAQAGRFDAPGLVYMIALLENVQRSIKSSVTGRALLDAAVVRLALSEKFADAAALLKGSPAGDGRLSGAGSAGATQKKSPQRAEPPPKLSELAAATAARSAASPVPSEPEAPPPTAARVDVDPEQVWRQVVEEAHGNARLGPVVDALSWDQRLDGPSISLTLNDGSLLAYARTCLGAIEKIFASALGRPVRIELIASAAAAANGHGPGPALPSSSQFAQAAQIPIVRKAMELLDARIVDVKPAPRKSK